One Brassica napus cultivar Da-Ae chromosome A1, Da-Ae, whole genome shotgun sequence genomic region harbors:
- the LOC106440099 gene encoding F-box protein SKIP27 translates to MIHYLHLIGEFWFCSVAKVAEWFLETIFLRNFLSGGGRTMKSKLDGEEEELELGLGSVTFTRGLGRKRVLFSSRVRESLLEIPATESTPVKRQRSRTTNVSLSSERSCLESLPQELLIRVVCGVDHEDLKSLNIVSKSIREASLIAKELHFSYTTPKKTRASRNQLAFEDSSQQVEDVEPPNAPVRHRWTKAKRKEELSNVSVALFT, encoded by the exons ATGATTCATTATCTACATTTGATCGGTGAGTTTTGGTTCTGCAGCGTTGCTAAAGTAGCCGAGTGGTTCTTGGAAACTATATTTCTCAGGAACTTTCTTAGTGGAGGAGGAAGAACAATGAAGTCGAAGCTAGACGGTGAGGAAGAGGAGTTAGAGTTAGGATTAGGTTCGGTGACGTTCACGAGAGGGTTAGGGAGAAAAAGGGTTTTGTTTTCAAGTAGAGTCCGAGAATCTTTGCTCGAGATTCCGGCAACTGAATCGACCCCCGTGAAGAGACAAAGAAGCAGAACTACTAATGTTTCGTTGTCTTCTGAGAGATCTTGCCTTGAATCTCTGCCTCAAGAACTCTTG attcGAGTGGTTTGTGGTGTGGATCATGAGGATCTGAAAAGTCTAAATATTGTATCTAAATCAATCAGAGAAGCT AGTTTGATAGCAAAAGAGTTACACTTTTCATATACCACACCCAAAAAGACTCGAGCTTCTCGAAACCAACTAGCTTTTGAGGATTCGAGCCAGCAAGTGGAAGATGTCGAGCCTCCTAACGCACCGGTTCGCCATCGTTGGACCAAGGCTAAGAGGAAAGAGGAGCTGTCTAATGTCTCTGTGGCATTGTTTACTTGA
- the LOC125575631 gene encoding sugar transport protein 12-like, whose translation MPAVGIVIGDGNREYPGKLTLYVTMTCIVAAMGGLIFGYDIGISGGVTTMDSFQKEFFPSVYEKQKNDQESSKYCKFDSIPLTLFTSSLYLAALCSCVVASYVTREFGRKLSMLLGGVLFCAGALLNGFATAVWMLIVGRLLLGFGIGFTNQSVPLYLSEMAPYKYRGALNIGFQLSITIGILVASVLNFFFSKIPGGWGWRLSLGGAVVPALIITVGSLILPDTPNSMIERGRFKQAETKLRKIRGVDDVEDEMNDLIAASEASKLVEHPWRNLLQRKYRPHLTMAILIPSFQQLTGINVIMFYAPVLFQTIGFENDAALMSAVVTGLVNVGATVVSIYGVDKWGRRFLFLEGGLQMLISQVAVAAAIGAKFGVDGNPGVLPKWYAIVVVLFICIYVAAFAWSWGPLGWLVPSEIFPLEIRSAAQSVTVSMNMIFTFIIAQVFLMMLCHMKFGLFIFFAFFVAVMSVFIYVFLPETRGVPIEEMNQVWRSHWYWSRFVDGDENGRVEMGKVH comes from the exons ATGCCCGCAGTCGGAATTGTCATAGGAGATGGCAATAGGGAATATCCCGGCAAACTCACTCTTTACGTCACCATGACGTGTATCGTTGCCGCCATGGGTGGTCTCATCTTCGGTTACGACATTGGAATCTCCG GAGGTGTGACGACTATGGATTCGTTTCAGAAGGAGTTCTTCCCGTCCGTATACGAGAAGCAAAAGAACGATCAAGAGTCTAGCAAATACTGCAAATTCGACAGCATTCCTCTCACTCTCTTCACCTCCTCTCTCTACCTCGCCGCGCTCTGCTCTTGCGTTGTTGCTTCTTACGTTACTCGTGAGTTTGGCAGGAAACTTTCGATGCTTCTCGGAGGAGTTCTCTTCTGCGCCGGAGCTCTTCTTAACGGTTTCGCAACCGCCGTTTGGATGCTCATCGTTGGTCGTTTGTTGCTCGGTTTCGGTATTGGGTTCACAAATCAG TCCGTACCGTTGTACCTCTCGGAGATGGCACCATATAAATACAGAGGAGCACTAAACATCGGATTCCAGCTCTCGATCACTATCGGCATCCTCGTCGCCAGCGTCCtaaacttcttcttctccaagattCCCGGCGGCTGGGGCTGGCGGCTCAGTCTCGGCGGCGCCGTCGTTCCCGCTCTGATCATCACCGTCGGATCCCTCATCCTCCCGGACACACCGAACTCCATGATCGAGCGAGGTCGATTCAAGCAAGCCGAGACGAAACTCCGTAAGATCCGAGGCGTCGACGACGTCGAAGACGAGATGAACGACTTGATCGCCGCCAGCGAAGCTTCGAAGCTCGTGGAGCATCCGTGGCGGAACCTGTTGCAGAGGAAGTACAGGCCGCATCTTACTATGGCGATTCTGATCCCTTCTTTCCAGCAGCTCACGGGGATCAACGTCATCATGTTCTACGCGCCGGTGCTGTTTCAAACGATCGGGTTTGAAAACGACGCGGCTTTGATGTCGGCGGTTGTGACTGGTCTGGTTAACGTCGGAGCCACCGTTGTTTCGATTTACGGAGTTGATAAATGGGGGAGACGGTTTCTCTTCCTTGAAGGAGGACTTCAAATGCTAATTTCTCAG GTTGCTGTTGCGGCGGCGATCGGAGCTAAGTTCGGGGTCGACGGGAACCCCGGGGTTCTACCAAAGTGGTACGCCATTGTTGTGGTCTTGTTCATATGCATCTACGTGGCGGCGTTCGCTTGGTCGTGGGGTCCACTCGGTTGGCTAGTCCCCTCGGAGATTTTCCCGCTGGAGATCCGATCTGCGGCTCAGAGCGTAACCGTGTCGATGAACATGATCTTCACGTTCATAATCGCGCAAGTGTTTCTGATGATGCTTTGTCACATGAAGTTCGGGTTGTTCATATTCTTCGCGTTTTTCGTGGCGGTGATGTCGGTTTTCATCTACGTTTTCTTGCCGGAGACGAGAGGTGTGCCGATTGAGGAGATGAATCAGGTCTGGAGATCGCATTGGTATTGGTCAAGGTTCGTTGACGGAGATGAGAATGGTCGTGTCGAGATGGGAAAAGTCCATTAA
- the LOC125578104 gene encoding anaphase-promoting complex subunit 4 isoform X1 — protein sequence MESEEGEESSIPFQLQFDKPIPFQIKIAEWNPEKDLLAMVTEDSKILLHRFNWQRLWTISPGRPVTSLCWRPDGKAIAVGLEDGTIALHDVENGKLLRSLKPHDVAVVCLNWEEDGESNTDEIGKVSAYEDRTSRFFPPAPRAPKMPGVVAGDSSFMDDGEDSLAELSNASFRKFNVLCSGDRDGSICFNIFGIFQIGKINIHELSVPVAYLDGHASCKLFNATIYKVALSKDLCRLVVMCTGEFRDCDIEPKEEKLNVDLHGLHCLAMDTSIFWKRKYELHQVAQQASNIEDLTEVIRESLSVMSKQWADAMKTFHDKFHSLSTLITDNGLESSPQEEFLSLLGGARISPALNQFLVNSLGEVGVKRVLKSVCGTGKELQLVVLDHLQPAAEIIGFRMGELRGLSRWRARYQGIGLDERLLDEATENAGLLLVQVQRFMMVLSSVVQQFSNFFNWLLKSIKYLMQEPNDQLMSYNSELLVVFLKFLYDQDPVKDLVDLSEADDDIEIDIKTIERVRQLIQFGGFSDTDFLRRTLAKEFQHMESSFKRALLMPFTTISRKISCMKLLPLCPLQLSTTQTRITIPMSISFYKLLVQNELCADTPCESGYTDYISFQVPDEAFPDIQNCIGIAKGFKQNSNNQSNDYTSLEAVLLSVPNGYHCVDLSLYKDKELVLLMNETSANSEGSGEACMMVVQTGDLPFISISRSSCLNQWELEDLKSSIVYLEMENEKVRKVPHSTIAPLAVSASRGVACVFAERRRALVYILEEDEDEEEVSEDK from the exons ATGGAGAGTGAGGAGGGTGAAGAAAGTAGCATCCCTTTCCAGCTCCAGTTCGACAAGCCCATACCCTTTCAg ATTAAGATAGCTGAGTGGAACCCGGAGAAGGATTTACTCGCAATGGTTACGGAGGATTCGAAAATTTTGCTGCATAGATTCAATTGGCAGAGGTTATGGACTATTTCGCCAG GAAGGCCTGTTACTTCTTTATGTTGGCGTCCTGATGGTAAAGCCATAGCTGTTGGTCTAGAGGATGGAACCATTGCGCTTCACGATGTTGAG AACGGGAAGCTACTAAGGAGCTTGAAGCCCCATGATGTAGCTGTCGTGTGTCTTAACTGGGAGGAGGATGGAGAATCCAATACC GATGAAATTGGGAAAGTCTCAGCTTATGAGGACCGTACCTCACGTTTCTTCCCTCCTGCTCCAAGAGCTCCGAAGATGCCTGGAGTGGTAGCTGGTGACTCCAGTTTCATGGATGATGGTGAAGATTCTTTAGCAGAACTATCTAATGCCTCATTCCGGAAGTTTAACGTCCTCTGCAGTGGGGATCGAGATGGGAGCATCTGCTTTAATATATTTGGAATATTTCAGATTGGGAAGATT AATATACACGAGCTGTCTGTTCCTGTGGCCTATCTGGATGGGCATGCCTCTTGCAAACTATTTAATGCTACTATTTACAAG GTTGCTTTGTCGAAAGACCTCTGTCGCCTGGTGGTAATGTGCACAGGAGAATTTAGGGATTGTGATATCGAGCCAAAGGAGGAAAAACTAAATGTTGATCTGCATGGTTTACATTGCCTTGCAATGGACACATCTATATTTTGGAAGAG GAAATATGAGCTTCATCAGGTCGCTCAACAAGCTTCCAACATTGAAGATTTGACTGAGGTTATTCGAGAATCCCTATCAGTTATGAGCAAACAATGGGCCGATGCCATGAAAACTTTCCACGACAAGTTTCATTCTCTTTCCACCTTAATCACAGATAATG GACTGGAATCATCTCCTCAAGAAGAATTTCTTAGCCTTTTGGGTGGTGCACGAATAAGCCCAGCACTTAATCAGTTTTTAGTCAACTCTCTCGGTGAAGTG GGTGTGAAGCGTGTTTTAAAGTCAGTATGTGGTACAGGAAAAGAGCTTCAGCTGGTTGTCCTTGACCATCTCCAG cCGGCAGCTGAAATTATTGGATTCAGGATGGGTGAACTAAGAGGTCTCTCGAGGTGGCGTGCACGATACCAAGGCATTGGTTTGGATGAGAGACTCCTTGATGAAGCAACTGAGAATGCTGGTCTTCTACTTGTACAAGTGCAACGGTTTATGATGGTACTATCTTCTGTTGTCCAACAG TTCTCAAATTTCTTCAACTGGCTCCTCAAAAGCATAAAGTATCTTATGCAAGAACCAAATGATCAGCTTATGTCATACAACAG TGAACTCCTTGTGGTATTCTTGAAGTTCTTATATGATCAAGATCCGGTGAAAGACCTCGTGGATCTATCTGAAGCTGATGATGACATTGAAATTGATAT CAAAACAATTGAAAGAGTAAGACAACTGATTCAGTTTGGAGGGTTTTCAGACACTGATTTTCTGCGGAGAACATTGGCTAAGGAATTCCAACACATGGAGTCCAG TTTCAAGAGGGCTCTACTGATGCCCTTTACAACCATATCAAGGAAGATATCATGTATGAAGTTGTTGCCGCTTTGCCCTCTTCAGTTGTCAACAACGCAAACGCGTATTACCATTCCGATGTCTATTTCCTTTTATAAG CTGCTTGTGCAGAATGAACTCTGTGCTGATACACCTTGTGAAAGTGGGTACACTGATTACATATCTTTTCAAGTCCCTGACGAAGCTTTCCCAGATATTCAGAACTGTATTGGCATAGCTAAGGGGTTTAAGCAAAACTCCAACAACCAAAGCAACGATTATACTTCTCTGGAAGCTGTCTTGTTATCTGTACCAAATGGCTACCACTGTGTTGATTTATCTCTATACAAG GATAAAGAACTGGTTTTATTAATGAACGAAACAAGTGCAAATTCTGAAGGCTCAGGAGAAGCCTGCATGATGGTTGTTCAAACTGGTGACCTTCCATTCATTTCCATTTCAAGATCTAGTTGTCTAAATCAATGGGAGCTAGAGGATTTGAAG AGCTCCATTGTTTACCTGGAAATGGAGAACGAAAAGGTTCGCAAAGTTCCACATTCTACCATTGCTCCGCTAGCAGTGAGCG CTTCAAGAGGAGTGGCATGCGTTTTTGCTGAGAGAAGACGAGCCCTGGTGTACATATTggaggaagatgaagacgaagaagaagtctCTGAAGACAAGTAA
- the LOC106440120 gene encoding bifunctional riboflavin kinase/FMN phosphatase: MSMSNSLKKLSSCVLIDLDGTLINTDGVVSDILRKYLSKYGKQWDGREALKIVGKTPLEAATTIVEDYGLPCGVDEFNSEFYPLFSAQMDKIKSLPGANRLIRHLNGHGVPMALASNSSRANIESKISYHQGWKECFSVIVGSDEVSKGKPSPDIFLEAARKLNKDPGECLVIEDSVPGVLAGKAAGATVIAVPSLPKQTHLYTSADEVINSLLDLKPEKWGLPPFQDWIENTLPIDPWRIGGPVIKGFGRGSKVLGIPTANLSTKDYAEELVEHPSGVYFGWAGLATRGVFKMVMSIGWNPYFNNTEKTIEPWLLHDFTEDFYGEELRLIIVGYIRPEANFPSLESLVAKIHEDREVAEKALDLPSYAKFKDDPYLTK, from the exons atgtcGATGAGCAATTCGTTGAAGAAGCTCTCGTCTTGTGTTCTTATTGATCTCGATGGAACCCTAATCAAcacag ATGGTGTAGTGAGTGATATATTGAGGAAGTATTTAAGTAAATATGGAAAGCAGTGGGATGGGAGAGAGGCGCTGAAGATAGTGGGGAAGACTCCGTTAGAAGCTGCGACTACCATTGTTGAAGATTATGGACTTCCTTGTGGTGTTGATGAGTTCAATTCTGAGTTTTACCCTTTGTTCTCTGCTCA gATGGATAAGATCAAGTCCCTTCCTGGTGCTAATAGGTTGATTCGGCATTTGAATGGGCATGGAGTGCCTATGGCCTTGGCTTCTAACTCTTCAAGGGCTAATATTGAATCAAAGATCTCTTATCATCAAG GTTGGAAGGAATGCTTCTCGGTTATTGTTGGTAGTGATGAAGTTTCCAAAGGAAAGCCTTCTCCTGATAT TTTTCTGGAAGCAgcgaggaagttgaataaagaTCCTGGAGAGTGTTTGGTTATTGAAGATTCTGT GCCTGGTGTTTTGGCTGGTAAAGCTGCTGGGGCCACAGTGATTGCTGTGCCTTCTTTGCCTAAACAAACTCATCTCTATACTTCTGCAGACGAAGTCATTAATTCTCTGCTTGACTTAAAACCTGAGAAATGGGGTCTTCCTCCATTTCAAGACT GGATAGAGAACACTTTACCAATTGATCCTTGGCGTATAGGAGGTCCAGTTATCAAAGGATTTGGCCGTGGCTCTAAAGTACTCGGAATCCCCACAG CTAACTTGTCAACAAAGGATTATGCGGAGGAGCTAGTCGAGCATCCTTCGGGAGTGTACTTTGGCTGGGCGGGGTTAGCAACGAGAGGTGTCTTTAAAATGGTCATGAGCATTGGTTGGAACCCTTATTTCAACAACACTGAGAAAACTATT GAGCCGTGGTTGCTTCACGATTTCACTGAAGATTTCTATGGAGAAGAGCTACGTCTTATAATCGTTGGTTATATACGTCCTGAG GCTAACTTCCCTTCACTAGAGAGTCTGGTCGCAAAGATTCACGAGGACAGGGAAGTTGCAGAGAAGGCTCTTGATCTTCCATCGTATGCTAAGTTTAAGGATGATCCTTACCTGACTAAATGA
- the LOC125578104 gene encoding anaphase-promoting complex subunit 4 isoform X2, whose translation MESEEGEESSIPFQLQFDKPIPFQIKIAEWNPEKDLLAMVTEDSKILLHRFNWQRLWTISPGRPVTSLCWRPDGKAIAVGLEDGTIALHDVENGKLLRSLKPHDVAVVCLNWEEDGESNTDEIGKVSAYEDRTSRFFPPAPRAPKMPGVVAGDSSFMDDGEDSLAELSNASFRKFNVLCSGDRDGSICFNIFGIFQIGKINIHELSVPVAYLDGHASCKLFNATIYKVALSKDLCRLVVMCTGEFRDCDIEPKEEKLNVDLHGLHCLAMDTSIFWKRKYELHQVAQQASNIEDLTEVIRESLSVMSKQWADAMKTFHDKFHSLSTLITDNGLESSPQEEFLSLLGGARISPALNQFLVNSLGEVGVKRVLKSVCGTGKELQLVVLDHLQPAAEIIGFRMGELRGLSRWRARYQGIGLDERLLDEATENAGLLLVQVQRFMMVLSSVVQQFSNFFNWLLKSIKYLMQEPNDQLMSYNSELLVVFLKFLYDQDPVKDLVDLSEADDDIEIDIKTIERVRQLIQFGGFSDTDFLRRTLAKEFQHMESSFKRALLMPFTTISRKISCMKLLPLCPLQLSTTQTRITIPMSISFYKNELCADTPCESGYTDYISFQVPDEAFPDIQNCIGIAKGFKQNSNNQSNDYTSLEAVLLSVPNGYHCVDLSLYKDKELVLLMNETSANSEGSGEACMMVVQTGDLPFISISRSSCLNQWELEDLKSSIVYLEMENEKVRKVPHSTIAPLAVSASRGVACVFAERRRALVYILEEDEDEEEVSEDK comes from the exons ATGGAGAGTGAGGAGGGTGAAGAAAGTAGCATCCCTTTCCAGCTCCAGTTCGACAAGCCCATACCCTTTCAg ATTAAGATAGCTGAGTGGAACCCGGAGAAGGATTTACTCGCAATGGTTACGGAGGATTCGAAAATTTTGCTGCATAGATTCAATTGGCAGAGGTTATGGACTATTTCGCCAG GAAGGCCTGTTACTTCTTTATGTTGGCGTCCTGATGGTAAAGCCATAGCTGTTGGTCTAGAGGATGGAACCATTGCGCTTCACGATGTTGAG AACGGGAAGCTACTAAGGAGCTTGAAGCCCCATGATGTAGCTGTCGTGTGTCTTAACTGGGAGGAGGATGGAGAATCCAATACC GATGAAATTGGGAAAGTCTCAGCTTATGAGGACCGTACCTCACGTTTCTTCCCTCCTGCTCCAAGAGCTCCGAAGATGCCTGGAGTGGTAGCTGGTGACTCCAGTTTCATGGATGATGGTGAAGATTCTTTAGCAGAACTATCTAATGCCTCATTCCGGAAGTTTAACGTCCTCTGCAGTGGGGATCGAGATGGGAGCATCTGCTTTAATATATTTGGAATATTTCAGATTGGGAAGATT AATATACACGAGCTGTCTGTTCCTGTGGCCTATCTGGATGGGCATGCCTCTTGCAAACTATTTAATGCTACTATTTACAAG GTTGCTTTGTCGAAAGACCTCTGTCGCCTGGTGGTAATGTGCACAGGAGAATTTAGGGATTGTGATATCGAGCCAAAGGAGGAAAAACTAAATGTTGATCTGCATGGTTTACATTGCCTTGCAATGGACACATCTATATTTTGGAAGAG GAAATATGAGCTTCATCAGGTCGCTCAACAAGCTTCCAACATTGAAGATTTGACTGAGGTTATTCGAGAATCCCTATCAGTTATGAGCAAACAATGGGCCGATGCCATGAAAACTTTCCACGACAAGTTTCATTCTCTTTCCACCTTAATCACAGATAATG GACTGGAATCATCTCCTCAAGAAGAATTTCTTAGCCTTTTGGGTGGTGCACGAATAAGCCCAGCACTTAATCAGTTTTTAGTCAACTCTCTCGGTGAAGTG GGTGTGAAGCGTGTTTTAAAGTCAGTATGTGGTACAGGAAAAGAGCTTCAGCTGGTTGTCCTTGACCATCTCCAG cCGGCAGCTGAAATTATTGGATTCAGGATGGGTGAACTAAGAGGTCTCTCGAGGTGGCGTGCACGATACCAAGGCATTGGTTTGGATGAGAGACTCCTTGATGAAGCAACTGAGAATGCTGGTCTTCTACTTGTACAAGTGCAACGGTTTATGATGGTACTATCTTCTGTTGTCCAACAG TTCTCAAATTTCTTCAACTGGCTCCTCAAAAGCATAAAGTATCTTATGCAAGAACCAAATGATCAGCTTATGTCATACAACAG TGAACTCCTTGTGGTATTCTTGAAGTTCTTATATGATCAAGATCCGGTGAAAGACCTCGTGGATCTATCTGAAGCTGATGATGACATTGAAATTGATAT CAAAACAATTGAAAGAGTAAGACAACTGATTCAGTTTGGAGGGTTTTCAGACACTGATTTTCTGCGGAGAACATTGGCTAAGGAATTCCAACACATGGAGTCCAG TTTCAAGAGGGCTCTACTGATGCCCTTTACAACCATATCAAGGAAGATATCATGTATGAAGTTGTTGCCGCTTTGCCCTCTTCAGTTGTCAACAACGCAAACGCGTATTACCATTCCGATGTCTATTTCCTTTTATAAG AATGAACTCTGTGCTGATACACCTTGTGAAAGTGGGTACACTGATTACATATCTTTTCAAGTCCCTGACGAAGCTTTCCCAGATATTCAGAACTGTATTGGCATAGCTAAGGGGTTTAAGCAAAACTCCAACAACCAAAGCAACGATTATACTTCTCTGGAAGCTGTCTTGTTATCTGTACCAAATGGCTACCACTGTGTTGATTTATCTCTATACAAG GATAAAGAACTGGTTTTATTAATGAACGAAACAAGTGCAAATTCTGAAGGCTCAGGAGAAGCCTGCATGATGGTTGTTCAAACTGGTGACCTTCCATTCATTTCCATTTCAAGATCTAGTTGTCTAAATCAATGGGAGCTAGAGGATTTGAAG AGCTCCATTGTTTACCTGGAAATGGAGAACGAAAAGGTTCGCAAAGTTCCACATTCTACCATTGCTCCGCTAGCAGTGAGCG CTTCAAGAGGAGTGGCATGCGTTTTTGCTGAGAGAAGACGAGCCCTGGTGTACATATTggaggaagatgaagacgaagaagaagtctCTGAAGACAAGTAA
- the LOC106440072 gene encoding telomerase Cajal body protein 1 encodes MGEEGETIATAEENNGLIVDSGETNSTWRAMRFDVSPYRTHHFSKQFRASRNPNNFLKGLKWSPDGSCFLASSEDNTLSLFYLPQDGGDSNGYGVTIPEEDSYGASLVVNEGESVYDFCWYPYMSVSDPLTCVFATTTRDHPIHLWDSSSGELRCTYRAYDAMDEITAAFSIGFNPGGNKIYAGYNSSIRVFDLHRPGRDFGQYSTLQKNKEGQAGMLSTLAFSPTNSGMLAVGSYGQSTGIYREDNMELLYVLHGQEGGVTHVQFSKDGNYLYTGGRKDPYILCWDMRKSVEIVYKLYRATENTNQRVFFDIDPCGRHLGTGGQDGLVHMYDLQTGNWVSGYQAASDTVNAFSFHPYLPMAATSSGHRRFAIPDDDDEDKNNVELKGDENCVSLWSFYVTSEENTSDEHNNGLASNSHNLNVTGEEENA; translated from the exons AtgggtgaagaaggagaaacaaTAGCAACAGCAGAAGAAAACAACGGACTAATTGTAGACTCAGGAGAGACAAACTCCACGTGGCGCGCCATGAGATTCGATGTCTCTCCTTACAGAACACACCATTTCTCCAAGCAGTTCAGGGCCTCTCGGAACCCTAACAATTTCCTCAAGGGTCTTAAATG GTCACCTGATGGTTCGTGTTTCCTTGCAAGCTCTGAGGACAATACACTTAGTCTCTTCTATCT GCCTCAAGATGGAGGGGACTCTAATGGTTATGGAGTGACAATCCCTGAAGAAG ATTCGTATGGTGCGAGTCTTGTTGTGAATGAGGGTGAATCTGTTTATGATTTCTGTTGGTATCCATACATGTCAGTTTCAG ACCCATTAACATGCGTCTTCGCTACCACAACTAGAGACCATCCCATCCATCTTTGGGATAGCTCTTCTGGTGAG CTTCGATGCACGTACCGGGCCTATGATGCTATGGATGAAATAACTGCTGCCTTTTCAATTGGATTTAATCCTGGTGGAAACAA GATCTATGCTGGTTATAACAGCTCTATAAGAGTGTTTGATCTTCATCGTCCCGGTAGAGATTTTGGGCAGTATTCAACTCTACAGAAAAACAAAGAAGGCCAAGCAG GTATGTTATCTACTCTTGCTTTCTCTCCAACTAATTCTGGAATGTTGGCTGTGGGCTCGTACGGGCAGAGTACTGGGATTTATAGAGAAGACAACATGGAgctgttgtatgttttacatgGTCAAGAAGGCGGCGTTACACAT GTTCAGTTTTCAAAGGATGGGAACTATCTATATACAGGAGGTCGGAAG GATCCTTACATTCTTTGCTGGGATATGCGGAAATCTGTTGAGATAGTTTACAA ATTGTACAGAGCAACAGAGAACACAAACCAACGTGTCTTCTTTGATATTGACCCATGTGGTCGACATCTTGGTACCGGTGGTCAG gATGGTCTGGTTCATATGTATGATTTACAAACTGGAAACTGGGTCTCTGGATATCAAGCTGCTTCGG ATACTGTCAATGCTTTTTCTTTCCACCCATACCTTCCAATGGCTGCTACATCCTCTGGTCATAGGCGTTTCGCAATTCCAGATGATGACGATGAAGATAAGAACAACGTTGAATTAAAAG GTGATGAAAACTGTGTATCTCTATGGAGTTTCTACGTCACATCCGAGGAGAACACTTCTGATGAACATAACAATGGCCTTGCAAGCAATTCTCATAACTTGAATGTCACAGGAGAGGAAGAAAACGCCTAA
- the LOC106374108 gene encoding uncharacterized protein LOC106374108 encodes MQRPPKSLSLSHIVTLTHAPMEEISSSSSSEPPPLFSCFIALCTLILIYSPHDSLRIFLSPVLLISGALLFSLERLGSTREPLTRPGKSKEREVKTEEESDVLFDVYSLSEAKQDSDTRHEFVEWDLRAPLEVIHEAYEEDEEEDPTRFRELERYPSLSLCYPESDSGSDSDSSSEFTFPEMSSWMPPEKMGYRWEEEDDGAAGLIEIKLDVDEYKKKKTSKQNQTEMDFHAEEEGLIEIDLFP; translated from the coding sequence ATGCAACGACCAccaaagtctctctctctctcccacaTCGTCACGCTCACTCACGCTCCTATGGAAgaaatctcctcctcctcctcatcagaACCTCCTCCTCTCTTCTCCTGTTTCATCGCTCTATGCACTCTTATTCTCATCTACTCTCCTCATGACTCCCTTCGAATCTTCCTCTCCCCTGTTCTTCTCATCTCCGGAgcccttctcttctctctcgaaCGCCTCGGATCCACCCGAGAACCGCTTACCCGACccgggaaaagcaaagaacgaGAAGTTAAGACCGAAGAAGAATCTGatgttttgtttgatgtttattCCTTGTCCGAAGCCAAACAAGATTCCGACACAAGACACGAGTTTGTGGAGTGGGATTTGAGAGCGCCATTGGAGGTGATTCACGAAGCCtatgaagaagacgaagaagaggaTCCGACCCGGTTTAGGGAACTCGAGAGGTACCCGTCGTTGTCGCTCTGTTACCCGGAATCAGATTCAGGATCGGATTCGGATTCGTCGTCGGAGTTTACTTTTCCGGAGATGAGTAGCTGGATGCCGCCGGAGAAAATGGGATACAGATGGGAGGAGGAGGACGATGGAGCAGCTGGTTTGATAGAGATTAAACTCGACGTTGATgagtataagaagaagaagacgagtaAACAGAATCAAACAGAGATGGATTTTCATGCAGAGGAGGAAGGTTTGATCGAGATCGATCTTTTTCCATGA